In the Ignavibacteriales bacterium genome, TGGTTATCATTTTTTTAGAGGAAGTGAGTCGATTTGTGATGTATTGTCAATATCTTTTTTTTCTATGTATTGTTTTAAATAATCAGATGCTTTTGATTTCTGACCCATTGCAAAATCTATCGTCGTAGGAATTAAATTAAGAACAAAGTTATATGAAAGTGAGTTATTCCTTTGTTCGGTCTTAGGAAATCCAAAAATATTAAGAAATAAAAATACAGCGCTCATAAAATAAATAATCTGAACAACACCAATTACACCACCAAGTAATTGGTTTATCATACGATTTACTTTATCAAACGGGTGTACAATTCTTTTTATAATTGTTGCTACGAGAATGACAATTAGAAATATCAAAATACCGGCAATTACATTAGCTAAGTATTCGTCATTGTTAAAGAAACGAGTTAGAAATTTTCCGACACTTCCGGAGAACTGAACTGCTAATGCAATCCCGAAAATCAATCCAAGCAATCCAATGATCTTTCTTACAAGTCCGTCCTTAAATCCAAGTAAAAAACCGATCAGAATTATAACAATGGTTATATAATCAAGATAATTCAATTACCGCTCAACAATTTTTCAACGATCTCTTTAACAATTTTTCCGTCTGCTCTACCTTTAAGTACTTTGGCAGCAACGGGCATTAATTTTGGGAAATCTTCTTTTGCCTTTGCACCAACTTCAGAAGCTATTTTCTTTACCTCTTCTAAGATTTCATCTAAAGTAAGCTGTTTTGGTAAATATTCTTCAATGATCTTCAATTCGGCTTCTTCTTTCTCGGCAAGTTCATTTCTCCCACCGTTGCGAAATTGCTCGATTGATTCTTTCCTTTTTTTTGCGGCTGTTGTTAACATTTTTATTTCTTCTTCGGAATTTAATTCTTTACCGCTTCCACTCTTTTCAAATTCGAGAATCAAAGCACGGATTGAACGAATTGTCTCTAATCGAATTTTATCTCCAGAACGCATTGAATCTTTTAGATCTTGATTTATTTTTTCATTTAGACTCATAATTACTCCAATTATTCAAACCAGAATTATTTTACTAAACAAAATAACCTTTTCAACCGATACTTCCTGGAAGTTCAACAATATTTCCGGTAACGGTTTTATAGTTTTGGAAAAATGAATGAGCTATGTTGCAAATTTCAGAAGTAGTAACCAATTGTGTAGTATCTTCGACCCATTCACGATTTGCAGCACTATCAATGATGTACGGGGCAACAGCGTTAGCACTTAAATTAATTCTCTTCCCTTCAAATGAAAGTGTCTTAACTAAAAAATTAAGTGCATGTTTGGAAATATTATAAGCTGCTCTATTTTCTTCCGGATATAAACTTGATTGTGCACTTGTAAAACATATCGAAGAGCCGTTAGAATTTTGAGTTAGCTTAGAGAAATGTTTTGATATTAAAAATGCAGTACAAAGATTTATGTTAAGCATTTTTAAGAAATCTGCATACTGAGTATCTATTATTGGTTCACCACCTATATAAGCGCCGATTGTACTAAATAGAAAATAATTTGCTTCTTCTTTACGAATAACATTTTGAAAAGCTTTTGCAACATTTTCTTCTTTTACCATATCTGAAATTAAAATCATCTCATATTTTTTGTTGGAAGATTTCAAATCATATTTCTCTCGGGTAAAGAAATAATATTGATCATAATCTTGATTTAGGAAAAAATCTACTGCAGTTCTTCCCAAAGCGCCGGAAGCGCCAAATAAAAGAAATACCCTTTCGGATTTCATTTTTTCCCTTTCACTCTAAATTTTGCACCAACGGGATAGTGGTCGCTATAACCGCCTACATAAATATTTCCGTTAAAAGTTGGAATTGCGCCTCCCTCTCGATTTCCTTTTTGTGAAATCATAAATGGCGGTTTTATAATATCAAATGAATTACACTCATACTCAATATGTTTTCCATCTAAAAAAGTTGTAGAAATAATTATTTGATCTATCATATCGAACTTTCCACCGAAAAGATAAGAACCCTCTTTATTCGAAAATTTCTTATAAGCCAGATTTACAAATGTTAAATTAGTTTTACTGCCGCAATTAAAATCTTTTGCACCTAAATGCTGTTCAATAGATTCATTATTAGGTTCATCGTTAAAATCGCCAAGAATAATTACATTACTTTTCGGCGCAGTAGATGCTAATGTATCCAAACTGCTTTTTAATACTTCTGCCGCTGTAACACGATTGATATTTGATTTTTGTTCTCCGCCTCTTCTCGAAGGCCAATGGTTAACATAAACATGGACTTTTTCTTTACTTTTTTTATGAATCAAAACAACATGGAGAATATCTCGAGTCGGATTGTGATCAGGCAGTTCAACATGAATTGCAGCTAAACTATCAATATCAAATATACTCCTATCATAGAGCAGTCCCACATCAATTCCTCTTGCGTCCGGAGAATCGCGATGAGCAATCATATAATCTCTGTCTCTTAATTTATATATCAATCTTTTGAGAACGACTATGTTTTCAACTTCTTCAACAGCTAAAATATCCGGGCCGCATCCGTTGTTCATATAATTAATAACCTTAGCAAGATTGGTAAGTTTTTGTTCAAATTTTTCATCGTTCCACTGACGTGGTGAATCCGGTAAGAATTCTTTATCATCTTTTACAGGATCATGAATTGTATCAAACAGATTTTCCACGTTCCAATTCGCAATGTAAAATGAATCTCTCTGAACATTTTGACAATTCGAAATTAATGGAAGAAAAAGAACAAGTATGAAAGATACTTTTAAAAATATCCGCATAAAGAATTTCCTATTGTTTTGTAGATATTGTGTGAATGTAACTATATTCTCTATCGAAAATATAACCAAAATAACTAAACGAGTTAAGATGGTCACCGTTAAAAAATCAAATGACAGCAGCAATTCAATAAAGAGAAAATTCGTGATTATTGATGCTATGGCACTTGCCTACAAAGGATACTATGCATTTATTTCCCGTCCTCTTATAACAGCAGCCGGCGAACCAACATCTGCAGTGTTTGGGTTTCTTAATCAACTCTTCAAAATTATTGAAGACACTAAACCTGATTATTTGGCAGTTGGTTTTGATTCTAAAGAAAAAACTTTTAGACATGAAAGATATGAGAATTATAAATCATCACGCCAAGCAATGCCTGAGGATATGATCCCGCAAATTCAAAGGATCAAAGAAATTATTGAAGCGTTTAACATTCCAATTTATATTTTACCAGGTTACGAAGCCGATGATCTAATCGGCACAGCAGTTAAAGAAGCTGAGAAACAAGGATTTGATTGTTATGCTATCACTCCGGATAAAGATTACATTCAACTAATCTCTGAAAATATCAGAGTTGTTAAACCGGGTAAATCAACTGATGAGATCGTAATTCTTGATGAAGATAAAGTACGAGAAGAAATGGGTTTTGAACCGATTCAAATGATAGACTATCTTGCTCTGGTTGGAGATTCATCCGATGATATTCCGGGAGTTGCGGGAATCGGTCCCAAAACCGCTGTTCCACTTATTCAGAAATTTAAAACACTTGAGAACATTTATAAAAATTTAGATCAGATTGATAAAGCAAGTATTGTTAACAAACTTACAGAAAGCAAAGAGAATGCATTCCTCTCGAAAGAACTTGCAACGATTAAGACAGACACACCTTTCCATATGAATTTTGATGAAGCAAAATTTCATAACCCAAATATTGAAAAACTTCTAAAAATATTTGGTGCGTTAGAATTCAAATCATTTGCAAACAAACTTAAAAAACTTTTTCTAGAAGATAATCCGGAAAAACCAACAGAGATAAAAGAAGAAATTAAACAAGTGGCAATTGCAGAAGTTGAAAATGAAGAGGTCTCTGTGTTTGATAAAGGTAAAGTTAGGTACAAACTTATATTGACATATAAGGAAGCAAAAGAATTAGTACAGAAATTATCGATTAGTGATTTATTTGTGTTTGATACTGAAACAGATGGACTTGATACATTGAATGTAAATCTTGCCGGATGTTCTTTTGCAGTAAAACCTAAAGAAGCATTTTTCGTTGCAACTAATCCTTCTGCTGAATCTTCTTCCCTGTTCTCAGCAGATATGTCTGATCGTTTACCGACAGATGACTTTGTAAAACTTTTTAAACCGTTATTTGAGAATAATAAAATTAAAAAAGTCTGTCAAAACGGTAAGTATGATATTGGAGTACTACGTCATTACGGAATTGAAGTAAAGAATTTTTATTTCGATACGATGCTTGCAAGTTATGTTATTGATCCGGATGAAAAACACGGTATGGATGATTTATCAGAAAAGTATTTGAAGTACCGCCCCATCGCCTTGCTTGAATTAATCGGCTCTAAAAAAACTCCAGAAAAAATATTTGAGGTTGACCCGAACCAACTTTCCGATTATTCTGCCGAAGATGCAGATATAACATTTAGACTTTACGAGCTATTGGATAAACAACTAAGAAAAGAGAAATTAGAAAAACTTGCATACGATATTGAATTCCCTCTTGTACCGGTATTGGAAGATATGGAACGAACCGGGATAAGAATTGATACTAAAAGTCTAAAAATATTTAGTGATGATCTACAAATTCTGCTTGAGAACTATTCCAAAGAAATAATAAAACATGCCGGAGAAAATTTTAATATAAATTCCACACAGCAACTTCAAAAAATACTTTTTGAAAAATTAAAACTTCCCCAGACAACTAAAACTAAAACTGGATATTCTACTGATGCAAAATCTTTAGAATATTTACGCGGCACACATCCGATCATTGATATTATTTCCGATTACCGCCAGGTAGCAAAATTAAAATCAACTTATGCAGATTCACTTCCGTTACTGATTCATTCTAGCACTGGAAGAATACATACGTCTTACAATCAAGCAGCAGTTTCAACCGGAAGATTATCAAGTAATGATCCTAATCTTCAAAACATTCCTATCAGAACGGATCTTGGAAAAGAAATCCGAAAAGCGTTTGTGCCGCGAGATAAGAACTACGTAATTCTTTCTGCAGATTACAGCCAGATTGAATTAAGAATTATGGCAAGTATTTGTCACGATGAAACATTAATGAATGCGTTTCAATCCGGAGAAGATATTCACCGAAGAACAGCCGCATTAATTTTCAAAGTTGATCCAAAAGATGTTACACAAGATATGCGCCGCAAAGCTAAAGAAGTAAATTTTGGGATTCTTTATGGACTCGGACCATTTGGCTTAAAATCACGATTAGGTATTACGCAGGCAGAAGCGAAAAATATTATTGATGATTATTTTTCTTCATTCAAGAATGTAAGAAAGTTAATGGATGAATTAATTGCCAAAGCCAAGAAGAAAGAATATGCAGAAACACTTTACGGACGAAGAAGATATTTAAAAAATATTAATAGTAAGAATAGAGTTGTTCAGCAATTTGAAGCACGTGTTGCTATTAATATGCCAATACAAGGAAGCGCAGCAGATATGATAAAACTCGCAATGATAAAAATTCATAATGAGTTGGAAAAAAGGAAGGCAAAGACAAAAATGGTTTTACAAGTTCATGATGAATTGGTATTTGATGCACACAAAGATGAGGTTGAAGAGTTGCGTCCGTTAATTGTAGAACTTATGGAGAATGCTTTACCATTAGATGTACCGGTGGTTGCAGAGACCGGTGTTGGCGATAATTGGTTGGATGCACATTGAAATTTTTACTGTGGAGACGCGATATATCGCGTCTCTACAAATATTTTTTATTAGACAACGTTTACCATCCTCTACAACAAATCATAGATATTTTCAGAATCATCTTTTTCTAATTCCCATTTTAGCGGGTTCTGTTCAATATATTTTCTGATGTTATATAATTCTTTTTCGTTTCGAATTATGCGGTCATAAAACCGTGGTTGCCAAGCAAAATTAAGAGACCCTTTATCACGAGCAGATTGTGTAACTGCAGATTTGAAAGAACCAACGATATTTGATAATGAAAGTTTTTTGTTTTGTAGAGACGGGGCATGCCCTGTCTCTACGTTTGGGTTAATGATAATTATTCCGTGAAGATGATTTGGCATTATTACATAATAATCTAATTCAGCATTGGGAAAATAAATTGGAATATCATCCCAACATTTCTTAGCTAATTTCCCTAATTTATTGAATATCATTTTTCCATTTTCAACTTGACCAAAATAACTAACATGATTCTTCGTATTTATTGTTACATAATACCACCATGGATTTGAGTAATCCCATTCTTCTAATCTTGCTGATTCAATGCGAAATGTTTCTTTGAATTTTGTCATATTAATTAACTAGGTGTTAAATGTAGTACCTCAACCCCAAAACGTAAAGACTCACTACAAACAAATCTTTACAAAGATTAATCTGTTAAAAACTTATAGATCAAATAACCAAAATTTATTTGCAACAATCCGAAAGCCACTCCGCTGTATAGATCCAAATGATCTACTTCATCAAGTGTAGATTGATTTTTTGTTTGAAGATAATCATCATATTTTCTATCGGCTTTGATCTTGAAATATGCCGCAACACCGCCTAATACAGTTGCACTTCCAATCAAAATCTTAAAAGCATTCGAACTGAAGAAATTTTCCGTTTTGTTTTTATTTATATACTCATAAATGTCTGGTTGAATGGAAGAATATTCAGTCGGTTTCATATTATAGTTGAAATGATAATCTTTACCACACTCCGGAATTCGAAGAGTATCATAAATATTTTTTTGGCCCCATTTAAAAGAGGAATTTTGAATAAATAATAAATGATTTCCTTTGGTAAGATTAACCTCAGCTTTCTCCTTCCCAATTAATAAAGTATCAACATAAATACGGGCATCAGGTTTGTTCGTAACAATTTCAACCTTACTATTACAGTCCTGTGCGAAGCAGTTTACAGAAGAAAATATAATAACCGCAATAAATGTTAGTGCTAAATTATTATTCTTTATTTGAGATCTGATACGCATTAATTATTCCCTTATCGGCACCTAAATATAAAATGCCGTCATAATAAACAGGAGATAGTTTAACTCTCTTTTCAAAATCATAAGTTTTAGTTATCTCTCCGCTGTTAGTATCAATAAAATAAATTTTTCTATTCAGATCAGGTTGAACAAGATAATTTTTGAAAAGTAAAGGTGTAGTATTTATCACTCCGCCGGTCTCTATTTCCCAATTTATCTTGCCCGATGATTTATCGATACAAAATATTTCTCCTGCAAGATTTCCAACAAATACTTTATCCTCATTTATAACCGGGGTAGAAAGAATTTTACTTTTTGTATCAACTGTCCAAACAATTTTCCCATCATTAACTAAGACACAAAATAATTTTCCGCTGTTATCTCCGAAGTATGCATAATCCCCATCGATCGAAAAATTTCCTTCAATGCCATTACATATATTTATTCTATATTTTATTTCACCGGTATTAGACGAAACTGCGATCAACTCCCCCTTTTCATTTCCAAAAAGAATTAAGTTTCCGTTAGATGCGGGTGAAGATTTTGTTGCAGTTTTTATATTCAAACTCCATTCTCGTGAACCGATAAAATTAAATTTAATTAATTCTCCTTGATCTGTAAGCACAACAACACCATCATTCAATTTTATCATTTCATTTTGTACGCTGCCGTAAAGATTTGATTCAAACAAAACCTTTCCATTTACGTAATCAAAAATTTTAAGTACTGAATATTTTTCATTGAACTGATTTAGCAAAATAAATACTCTAAAATTATTAATGATTGGAGCAATAGAAAGAGAGCCGGAATATTTTTCATAACCGAACATTTCGCCTGAGGTTCTATCAAACGCATATAACTTGCCGGATAAATCTCCAACAAAAAGAATATTATCATAAATAATAACAGATGTATTAGCTTGGCTACCATTTGTTTCAGCAAACCATTTTAATTTTATGTTGTCTTCAACTGATATATTTTGAAAAAACTTTCTTTCTGAATTTTCCCCAAACATAAAATAACCGGAACCACCGACTATCATATTTTTCAAAACAATTGAATGAGAACAACTTAAAAGAATTAAGACAATAAATGGTGAGATATATTTGATATGTGTCTTTTTCAAAAATCCCATCCGAAGAAAAACTGATAAAATAAACCCTGTTGTAGTTGAGTAAAATCTTTTTCAATTTTTTTGCCAATATCATACCTCAAAGCAAAAACATTGAATATGTTTATTCTAATTCCAGCGCCGATGCTTCCTAATGTTTCTTTGTAATCTTTATCCCATGCGGCACCGGCATCAAAAAATACCGCTCCTCTGATCTGGGAAAAAGATAAACCTAAGAATGGGAAATTAATAGTGAATTGATCAACAAGCGGAAATCTTAATTCTATAGAGGATAACCACATTTTCTCACCACGTATAGACCAAAGATTCCAACCGCGCAAGTCCCAACTTCCGCCCGCGAAATACCTTCTTGCTTCTTTACCATCATTAATAAAAATTGCTGCTCGAGTTGCTAAGCTGCTTCTTAAACCTAAGCGGAAATATTTTCTATAATCGGCTATAATGGAATAGTAGTTTACATTACTGTATTTCACATCGCTGGTGTAGCCGAGTAATAATCTAAATCGTGAACCGTCAACCGGACCGGTAGCAACCCAAATTGCATTATCATGAACAAAAGAAATAGTATTAGTTACCAGAAGAGATTTTCTAGTAATGAAACTTCCGGATAATTCTTTATCAGAATTTGCAATATCCATTTCAGCTTCAAGACGCTGGAATGTTGAGAACGGATAAACAAGAGAAATGTAACCACCGAAAACTCTTTCGTAAAAATATTCGTCTGACTCTCTAATATCGTAGCGTCTTCCCGAATAGTTGAAAACCCCGAAACCGTAATTTGTTCTATCTTTCAAACTAACACGGGCAAGTGATAAATTAAAATTTTTCAGAATCTCACTTTGTACTTCTGCTGTATTAGAAATATAAAATACATATTGTTCATCGCCTAAGAGATCGCTTAAGCTTAATAACGCACCGCCTCTTGTTCCGTAAACCGGATCGGTTACTAATTGACTAACTGCATAATCTAAATTGTATTCCTTTTCATATTTAAGTCGGTCATACTCGGCAGTTAGTTTGATCCTATCAGAAGTCCACATCGATCCTAAATTATCAAAATTAAATGATACGTACTTTTCGTTTTTTGTAGTATTTAAATCAAGAGAATAAAATTGAAACGAAAAATTTTCAAATCCGGAAGTAACAAGAGTATTCTTATCAACAAATGAAAAATCATAAACACTTGTTATGAACTTTGTAACTTGAGTCATTCCGTTTGCTCTATCTCCGCTTACGGGAATTTTCCAAATATTATAAGTGCCGTCATAATCGCTTGTAAAGTAGAGCTCTGAAAAATCCGGTGAGAAATGCGGAGTAGAAATATTTGCGTTAACATTTGTTAGGTAAGATATTTCATGTGTAGTCAAATCGTATTCAAACAGATTATACTTTTGCTTAAAAAGTCCGTCAGTTCGGTCTGACGAAAATATTATTTTACTTCCGTCTTTATTAAATGTAGGATCAATATCTTCGTAATAATCATTAGTTAAACGAGTCAGTTGTTTTGTATTTAGATTATAAATAAATAAATCGCTAAAACCTTTTGTATCAGTTGCAGTAAAAACGATTTGATTGCCATCTGTAGAAAAACTTGGAGCTTTAATTCTGATCAATCCGTCAAACTGAAAAGTATTAATTAGCTTTTCTTCTTTGACTGAATAAACATGCAGAACATCGGTAGCTTGGCTTCTTGTAATGAAAGCAAGTAATCCGTTGGAAGAAACTGAAAAAGTATTTTCTAGTAGATGGAATGCTTCAAAAATTGCATCACGTTCGCCTTCAATTAAAACTTCAGCTTCGGCATAATCTGAACTATCCGGTTTATAATCCATCCGCATAACGGAAGTGTAACCGACATGATTACCGATGAAATAAATTTCTTTTTTATTACCATTCTGAAAAAATCTTGGAGCAAAATTGAAACCGGCATTAGTAATTTTTTTTGCTTGAATGAAATGCGGATAGTTTTCTTTGTATAGTGGGAAATATTTTTGTCTTAAATCGTAGGTCCACTTATTATCAAGATCATTTATTTTTTCACCGGTTACAAATTCTAATAGATCTGTGAATTTATTAAACCTCCAAAAGTTTTCTAACAAAGCAAGTATTTTATCTTCACCGTAATTCTTTCCAACAAATTCAAGAAATTTTTGTCCTTCTTTATACATTAAGTATCCGGCGAGATATTCAAGATCAGTAAGTGGAATAAAATTTCCATTAAGAACAGCATCACGCATTACCATTTCGGATTGTGTGTCCCAATCGGACGACCAATATTCTGCCAGACCTTCTACAAACCAAAGCGGCGGCATTTTATCCGTGTTGATTCTGTGATCGTTCAATTCATTATAAATTTTGTTTGTCATGAAAACATGAACCAACTCATGTCTGATCACATGTTTAAATTGTGCAAGATTTCCTAGATAAGGAATAACAACTCGTCCTTTCATAAATTCAAAAAAGCCGCCGATACCTTCAGGAATAAATCCAGGAGAAATATTTGTTTGCTGGAAATGTGTATGCGTGTTGTAAAAGATTAAAGGAATTTTATTTGTTACGTAGTGATTGAATTTTGTTTTGTGGGATTCGAATGCTTCTTCGGCATACTTAGCACCTATCTCAGCAATTTCTGTAAAGTCATCATAATAATAAATGTTGAAGTGTTCAGTCTTAAGAACTTTCCAATTAAATTTTTCGTATTGAACTTTGTTACGTCCGAAGAAGTAAAATTGGGCGGAAATAATTTGAGGAGTTAAAAATATAACTAGTAAATATATCCGCCAATTTTTTATCAAAGATGAGCCTTTAAGTAATTTATACTATCAATACTTGTCGGATCAAATTCGCGTAATACTGCGTGGTAAAAAGTTGCCCAATCACCTAAATAAATTAAATCAACCAATCTTAGTTTTGCATTCGCTTCGTTACTTGTAAGATTAATAACTTCCGCTCCGGCTTTTCTAACCATTTCGGAAGTTAGATCAAATCGTTTCTTAACTTGTGGATGATAATCTTCATCAAGAATATTAATTAATTTTAAATTCATTGTAGGTTTATATCCTTCCCAACCTAAAATCTCATTGTGATCGAGTTCCGGTAAATATCCAAAGAACGCATGATGTTTTGCATTCTCATTAAACTGCCCTTTTATTCTTGTTCCCACAACAGATGTATAATCGCTAACTGCATAAATCAATGGAATAAAACCAAGCATCTGTTCGGCTAAATTCAATGCAGCATTATTTTCTTTCGAATATTCTAATCCTTTTCTTTTTAATAACTCGATGACTTGTTTAACATTCTTAGTTTGACTGGGAACTAATTTCAATGAATGGACAATCTTAAGCAATGTAAAAAAATTTATCCAAAGAGCAAATCTTGGTTGATAACCTTTTAAAAGTTTTGCAAATGGAATTTTCTTTTTCATTGCAATCTCTTCAAGCTTACCACCGGTTGATAAACAAACAATTTGGCATTTCTTTTTTATTGCTTGATTCAATGCTGAAATTGTTTCTTCAGTATTGCCTGAGTAAGAAGATGCAATTACTAAAGTATTTTCATTTGCATAAGGAGGCAGTTCGTAATTTCTGTTAACGGTGTAAGGATATTTTAATTCAGTGCGCAAATAATTTTGTAAAAGATCACCGCCGATTGCAGAACCGCCAAGACCAGTAAGAATAATATTTTTGATCTTAGAAGTTTTAACGGATGATACTCTAAACTTATTGTTCCATGCATATTCCACCTGCACATAAGAATCAGTTAATACTTTGAATTGATTATGGACATCATATTTCGAAATCATTTCTTGTAAGTTCATTATAATCCTCAATAAAGATTTATTATTTGGTTTTTTATTTTTCTGTTATAATACTCATGAATTGCATCGTTTATTTCTTTTTCAGTCTTGAGTTCTAAACATTTATTTGCCAAAAGTTCTACTTCTTTCAGATCAATGCTTCTTATTATTTTTTTAATGTGAGGAATAGCAGAAGCTGAAACACTTAACGATTCCAATCCTAGTCCTATTAATAACGGAACTGCAAACGGATCGGCAGCCATTTCACCGCACATACTAACCGGTGTTTTCGTTTTTTTACCATTATTAATTATGTGGTAAAGCGTTCTAACTACAGCAGGATGAAATTCTTGATAGATATTCGAGACAATATCATTTCCTCTATCAACTGCAAGTAAATATTGAATTAAATCATTTGTACCAATGCTGGCAAAATCAACTTCATCAGCAAAATCTTGCATCATCACAGCTGCGGACGGAATCTCGATCATAATTCCAACGCTCATATGCTTATCGAAGTGTTTCCCTTCTTTTTTTAATTCGGATTTACATTGATCAATAATTTCTTTTGAAGTTCGGATTTCATATAGAGAAGAAATCATAGGCAGCATAAATTTTATATTTTTATGTGTACTTGCTCTTAAGACTGCACGTATTTGAGTTTTGAAAAGTTGAGTATTATCTAACAACAAACGAATTCCTCTCCAGCCTAAAAACGGATTTGGTTCTTTTAGATCAACAGGCAAAACTTTATCTCCGCCGATATCAAATGCACGGATTATTACAATTTCAGGATAGATCCTTTCCGCAATATTTTTATAAACACTGAATTGTTCTTCTTCATCAGCGAATGTTTCGTAGACTTCGAACAATTGTTCTGTGCGTACCAGACCAACACCTTTTGCCCTGTTCTGTACAATAAATTCCATCTCTTCAATTAGATCAAGATTTGCCAACAGTTGAATCTCTTTCCCATCTAATGTCGTTGCAGATAAAT is a window encoding:
- the ptsP gene encoding phosphoenolpyruvate--protein phosphotransferase, with product MKSESENILKGIAAAPGIAISKAFLYKKEKEEIVNDPITDVNEALQNLETALHQSKKELRKIFSLAVDKLGEKRAAIFEAQIMILDDPILVATIQSRIKNEKRVPEYIVNDEISKYTDLMNLSHESYMKERSHDIEDIKNRIIRNLKKKKWKSRITNDVVVITTTVTPSDTVLFSRVNVKGYVTDFGGLTSHAAIVARSLNIPAVVGLHDATNRIKENDLIIIDGYKGEVIINPNDKQLQHYQKKIDKLTKEDHELIKLRDLSATTLDGKEIQLLANLDLIEEMEFIVQNRAKGVGLVRTEQLFEVYETFADEEEQFSVYKNIAERIYPEIVIIRAFDIGGDKVLPVDLKEPNPFLGWRGIRLLLDNTQLFKTQIRAVLRASTHKNIKFMLPMISSLYEIRTSKEIIDQCKSELKKEGKHFDKHMSVGIMIEIPSAAVMMQDFADEVDFASIGTNDLIQYLLAVDRGNDIVSNIYQEFHPAVVRTLYHIINNGKKTKTPVSMCGEMAADPFAVPLLIGLGLESLSVSASAIPHIKKIIRSIDLKEVELLANKCLELKTEKEINDAIHEYYNRKIKNQIINLY